From the genome of Mesorhizobium japonicum MAFF 303099, one region includes:
- a CDS encoding DUF982 domain-containing protein yields MTAFMPITLRFCDNKTMLVGSVADAETALRHQWPDKTAPAFLEAARLVRLSVEGSCCPRTAFEAFSKTARQQGILVVKPRSRAHDWLDAAAGP; encoded by the coding sequence ATGACGGCGTTCATGCCGATTACGCTGCGCTTTTGCGACAACAAGACCATGCTGGTCGGCTCGGTGGCCGACGCCGAGACGGCATTGCGACACCAGTGGCCCGACAAGACTGCACCCGCCTTTCTCGAAGCCGCAAGGCTGGTCCGGCTGTCGGTCGAGGGCAGTTGCTGCCCACGCACCGCCTTCGAGGCCTTCAGCAAGACTGCCAGGCAACAGGGCATATTGGTGGTGAAGCCGAGAAGCCGCGCGCATGACTGGCTCGACGCCGCCGCCGGCCCGTGA
- a CDS encoding DUF982 domain-containing protein — protein MGTLKTGVPLKVSLEGQVEEIDSVSDAADFLQRWPIERRGHIYRSALNACSAAIAAQISESDAIKVFTGFARVSGILVAEGGPPMRLEARTVQSRMPKQGRQIPK, from the coding sequence GTGGGTACGCTGAAAACCGGAGTGCCGCTCAAAGTCAGCTTGGAAGGGCAGGTCGAGGAGATCGACAGCGTCAGCGACGCGGCAGATTTCCTGCAGCGCTGGCCGATCGAGCGGCGCGGTCACATCTACCGCAGCGCGCTCAACGCCTGCAGTGCCGCGATCGCCGCGCAGATCTCCGAATCCGACGCGATAAAGGTGTTCACCGGCTTTGCCCGCGTGTCCGGCATCCTGGTTGCCGAAGGTGGCCCGCCGATGCGGCTGGAGGCGCGGACCGTGCAAAGCCGCATGCCCAAACAGGGCCGGCAGATACCGAAATAG
- a CDS encoding GcrA cell cycle regulator has translation MASYSRAELQEIARWLKEGLSVSRIAAAFSALRGSPVSRNAIIGIVHRNAMLGAIGFANGRGMPPVARQGAGERTMRKPAAAKRANGRASGETVAQKRAGVYAAEGGRKNKARPRRDSSPAWLPTRLFVREVGVLIADGEAYRLEVPAPQRGPIGRQPHGVAMRFIACLFDRCRAPLDLTLEEDPENDPPGGRPGADMLCCGMRTKGQKSYCGYHQERFQRRVCQ, from the coding sequence ATGGCAAGCTACAGCCGCGCCGAACTGCAAGAGATCGCCCGCTGGCTGAAGGAGGGGCTTTCGGTCTCGAGGATCGCGGCGGCGTTCAGCGCGCTGCGCGGCAGCCCGGTGTCACGCAACGCCATCATCGGCATCGTCCACCGCAACGCCATGCTGGGCGCGATCGGCTTTGCCAATGGCCGGGGGATGCCGCCGGTCGCGAGACAAGGCGCCGGCGAAAGGACAATGCGCAAGCCGGCGGCCGCAAAGCGGGCAAATGGCAGGGCCAGCGGCGAGACGGTGGCGCAAAAGCGCGCCGGCGTCTATGCCGCCGAGGGCGGGCGCAAGAACAAGGCGCGGCCCAGGCGCGATTCCTCGCCGGCCTGGCTGCCGACGCGCCTGTTCGTGCGCGAAGTGGGCGTGCTGATCGCCGATGGCGAAGCCTATCGTCTGGAAGTGCCGGCGCCGCAGCGTGGACCGATCGGCCGCCAGCCGCATGGCGTGGCGATGCGCTTCATCGCCTGCCTGTTCGATCGCTGCCGCGCGCCGCTCGACCTGACGCTGGAAGAGGATCCGGAAAACGACCCGCCAGGCGGCCGGCCCGGCGCCGATATGCTGTGCTGCGGCATGCGAACCAAGGGGCAGAAAAGCTACTGCGGCTACCACCAGGAGCGGTTTCAGCGGCGGGTTTGCCAGTGA
- a CDS encoding XRE family transcriptional regulator produces MGAMAKTELSIKVGAAIRQARKQRGLVMRHIAEHNDTDVAAVGNWETGRNLPKTENLLKTAAFLRVDPVALGKGEVVFLDDADALSDAEIVTDAGPMPAGSMDIEVLGAAVGGDDGDFTFNGEPAGYVQRPPGVRNLPKVFALHVLSDSMVPRYEPGDLIYCGGRDAIPGDHVVIETFPEENEKNGKAFVKKLVKRTASELVVEQYNPPKTLTFNRYAIKHVWRVIPLKELLGY; encoded by the coding sequence ATGGGTGCCATGGCCAAAACGGAACTATCGATCAAGGTCGGGGCGGCGATACGCCAGGCGCGCAAGCAGCGCGGCCTGGTCATGCGCCACATTGCCGAGCACAACGACACCGATGTCGCCGCCGTCGGCAATTGGGAAACCGGCCGCAACCTGCCCAAGACCGAGAACCTGTTGAAGACCGCCGCCTTCCTGCGCGTCGACCCGGTGGCGCTGGGCAAAGGCGAGGTCGTCTTCCTCGACGATGCCGACGCGTTATCCGATGCCGAGATCGTCACCGATGCCGGCCCGATGCCCGCCGGCTCAATGGATATCGAGGTGCTGGGTGCGGCGGTCGGCGGCGATGACGGCGACTTCACCTTCAACGGCGAGCCGGCCGGCTACGTCCAGCGCCCGCCGGGCGTGCGCAACCTGCCGAAGGTGTTCGCGCTGCATGTGCTCTCCGACTCGATGGTGCCGCGCTACGAACCCGGCGACCTCATCTATTGCGGCGGCCGCGACGCGATCCCCGGCGACCATGTGGTGATCGAGACGTTTCCGGAAGAAAATGAGAAGAACGGCAAGGCCTTCGTCAAGAAACTGGTCAAGCGCACCGCGAGCGAGCTGGTGGTCGAGCAGTACAATCCGCCGAAGACGCTGACCTTCAACCGCTACGCGATCAAGCATGTCTGGCGGGTCATTCCGCTGAAGGAATTGCTGGGATATTAG